The Paenibacillus sp. MBLB1832 genome has a window encoding:
- a CDS encoding ABC transporter substrate-binding protein has product MKKMLTTAVTAIVGLSLLAGCGGQSQQPAATGGASTTATPQQKITLKVYHYALDKRGEMLNADIKKFESEHPNVTVESTVLVPGGSSLDNLKKLDVLTASGNDVDVVMMPNSDEVLARAAGGVLAPLDEFYTKNNVKPEEDYFVNPKYKGKTYAAMDTLSSWYVLLNQNAFEEAGVPLPKEDWTWDDFRDIAKKLTKGEGADKRYGAYFHSWGEYANPVAYTDFKNPYLKEDGTLQFTDPSYKYFFNLRRAMEKEDKSARPYADVVGAKLNYTSEFANGKAAMLLTGSWTISSMADTVKNPHTFKVAFAPIPRSSKTAEFGLSYLNGDYWAAANSSKHKTEAFELIRYLTTKGNINRGLPGYKKADGKAAILNVIGDKANLFNVDSLVQAVYDKRLKTAGASEVNISYGSQLKKVVEDGFSKFILDGGSFEDTQKMMLDEGKKIMDQNKK; this is encoded by the coding sequence ATGAAAAAAATGCTCACAACAGCCGTCACCGCGATTGTCGGTTTATCCCTCCTAGCCGGATGCGGCGGTCAGAGCCAGCAGCCAGCAGCCACAGGGGGAGCTTCCACCACTGCTACTCCGCAGCAGAAAATTACGCTCAAGGTATACCACTACGCACTCGACAAGCGAGGTGAGATGTTGAACGCTGACATTAAGAAATTTGAAAGCGAACATCCGAATGTAACTGTCGAAAGCACAGTGCTCGTGCCAGGCGGAAGCTCTCTCGACAATCTCAAGAAGCTCGATGTGTTGACTGCATCTGGCAATGATGTCGACGTTGTCATGATGCCCAACAGCGATGAAGTACTGGCCCGCGCAGCTGGCGGGGTTTTGGCACCACTAGATGAATTTTACACGAAAAACAATGTAAAACCGGAAGAAGACTATTTCGTTAATCCGAAATACAAAGGAAAAACGTATGCGGCCATGGACACCCTGAGTTCCTGGTACGTGCTGCTCAATCAGAACGCTTTTGAGGAAGCCGGTGTGCCGCTGCCGAAGGAAGACTGGACTTGGGACGACTTCAGAGACATCGCCAAGAAGTTAACCAAGGGTGAAGGCGCTGACAAGCGCTACGGTGCGTACTTTCACTCCTGGGGCGAATACGCCAACCCGGTTGCCTATACCGATTTCAAAAATCCGTATCTGAAAGAAGACGGTACTTTGCAGTTCACCGATCCGTCCTATAAGTACTTTTTCAACCTTCGCCGTGCGATGGAAAAAGAGGATAAGTCCGCTAGACCTTACGCGGATGTCGTCGGGGCCAAGCTGAACTACACGTCCGAATTTGCTAACGGCAAAGCCGCCATGCTGCTCACCGGCAGCTGGACGATTAGCTCCATGGCTGATACGGTCAAGAACCCGCACACGTTCAAGGTCGCGTTCGCTCCGATTCCGCGCTCTTCCAAGACAGCCGAGTTCGGTCTGTCCTACCTAAACGGCGACTATTGGGCAGCGGCGAATAGCAGCAAGCACAAAACCGAAGCCTTTGAACTCATTCGTTACTTGACGACCAAAGGCAACATCAACCGCGGATTGCCCGGCTATAAAAAAGCGGACGGCAAGGCAGCGATTCTGAACGTGATCGGCGACAAAGCTAATCTGTTTAATGTCGATTCGCTTGTACAAGCAGTTTACGACAAACGCCTAAAAACAGCCGGCGCTTCCGAAGTCAACATCTCGTACGGGTCTCAGCTCAAAAAAGTGGTAGAGGACGGCTTCAGCAAGTTCATTCTCGACGGCGGTTCGTTCGAAGACACGCAAAAAATGATGTTGGATGAGGGCAAAAAAATCATGGATCAAAACAAAAAATAA
- a CDS encoding sensor histidine kinase, which produces MLWTRRLTFYQKILFSLLGFLLLPILAGLIISYWTIKQTVTDKINLSNKQFIELVAKDITKTTDEVVNNSNFLLHDAELLKELSVLKEASTIQTYATYKAMNNISEYFTLLTTRTMHLSTSVSIMNPKGLLLYGIQSEQLYADLRKELSRLPASEGVDASRVYWLGYPKGAETPSRETAPSYYVSRVMKNRSTGELLGTLYYGLPYGYFDQLLGHQVSGTFHLTDAGGAVIYPLGGGAFPNQAGEGTISQSYVLPETGWTLTYTISTGTVTGEVKRTFLFYAALVLLAGMVLMLAAVVYARGLYRPIFQMKSIVNLFSGGNQSVRFPVEGNDEIAQLGYAFNSMLTQISGFIHDIRQEQEDKRVLELQALTAQIRPHFLMNTLNSIKCNLLLTGDTIHSRQLDALMRLLWANMNIRELTTLSEECTLLTHYIQIMQMRSGLEVQLVLALDEASADWQVPRLLLQPLVENALIHGFGGTVDLQEDPEIRVTSTVEDGQWVVQVADNGAGMTGDVLDSLNTRLTGREEVPGSRHIGLVNTYQRLRLAYGAAVNMTVIPGVGIGLIVELRIPLSGDTPHLRHVKREEAPL; this is translated from the coding sequence ATGCTTTGGACACGACGACTGACCTTTTACCAAAAAATTCTGTTCTCCCTGCTCGGCTTCCTCCTGCTGCCCATTTTGGCGGGACTCATTATCTCCTATTGGACGATTAAGCAGACAGTGACGGACAAAATTAATCTCTCCAATAAACAGTTCATCGAGCTTGTCGCTAAGGACATCACGAAGACGACGGACGAAGTGGTTAACAACTCGAACTTCTTGCTGCATGACGCCGAGCTGCTCAAGGAGCTCAGCGTGCTCAAGGAAGCATCGACGATTCAAACGTATGCAACTTACAAAGCAATGAACAATATCAGTGAGTACTTTACGCTGCTCACTACACGCACCATGCATTTAAGTACAAGTGTAAGCATTATGAATCCCAAAGGATTACTGCTGTATGGCATTCAGAGCGAACAGCTCTATGCCGATCTACGCAAAGAGCTCAGCCGACTGCCCGCAAGCGAGGGTGTGGATGCCAGCCGCGTCTATTGGCTCGGCTATCCGAAGGGTGCGGAAACACCTTCCCGCGAAACGGCTCCGAGCTATTATGTGTCGCGCGTCATGAAGAACCGCAGTACTGGCGAGCTGCTCGGGACCTTGTATTACGGGTTGCCATATGGATACTTCGATCAGTTGCTTGGCCATCAGGTGAGCGGCACATTTCACTTGACAGACGCCGGAGGCGCTGTGATTTATCCGTTGGGTGGCGGTGCATTTCCCAACCAGGCAGGTGAGGGAACGATTTCGCAAAGCTACGTCCTGCCCGAAACCGGCTGGACACTCACATACACGATCAGCACTGGGACGGTAACGGGAGAAGTCAAGCGGACCTTTCTGTTCTATGCGGCTCTGGTGCTACTCGCCGGCATGGTCCTAATGCTGGCGGCCGTTGTCTATGCACGCGGCTTGTACCGCCCGATTTTCCAAATGAAATCGATCGTGAACCTGTTTTCCGGCGGCAATCAGTCCGTGCGATTTCCTGTGGAGGGCAATGACGAAATCGCCCAGCTCGGGTATGCCTTTAACAGTATGCTGACGCAAATCAGCGGCTTCATCCATGACATCCGCCAGGAGCAGGAGGATAAGCGCGTGCTGGAGCTCCAGGCGCTCACCGCGCAGATTCGGCCGCATTTTCTAATGAACACGCTCAATTCGATTAAGTGCAATCTGCTGCTAACCGGTGACACGATACATAGCCGTCAGTTAGATGCACTAATGCGCCTACTCTGGGCGAATATGAATATTCGTGAGCTAACGACGCTTAGCGAAGAATGCACACTGCTGACACACTATATCCAGATTATGCAAATGCGCAGCGGGCTGGAGGTTCAGCTGGTGCTTGCTCTGGACGAAGCTAGCGCCGATTGGCAGGTCCCTCGCCTTCTGCTTCAGCCATTGGTCGAGAATGCGCTTATTCACGGTTTTGGCGGAACGGTAGATTTGCAGGAAGATCCTGAGATTCGAGTTACGTCAACGGTTGAGGACGGACAGTGGGTCGTGCAGGTTGCGGATAACGGTGCAGGCATGACAGGGGATGTGCTGGACAGCTTAAACACTCGGCTGACTGGCAGAGAGGAAGTGCCCGGGAGCCGCCACATCGGCCTTGTAAATACGTATCAGCG